In Onychostoma macrolepis isolate SWU-2019 chromosome 06, ASM1243209v1, whole genome shotgun sequence, one DNA window encodes the following:
- the ppp1r12c gene encoding protein phosphatase 1 regulatory subunit 12C, with protein MGDAAVAKRREQLTRWSGSSTDREPAVPRSRWRGETSTGASDGGRTDTNEQQKKNRWRVRFEKTAEFLAVCASGDTEEAKEMLREARGQNGEDDMVNCANADGITALHQACIDGSMEMVEFLLSRGANVNQVDSEGWTPLHVAASCGNLEITEFLLRHGASLCSVNCDGDVPMDIAEDEATETLLQEHTLTQDVEVAKRAEEEWIMRDARHWLTNGLPANLCHPRTGATPLHVAAAKGYLEAIKLLCQCGLDVSAKDYDGWTPLHAAAHWGQSEACRLLAEQLCDMEAHSNGGQTPFDVADESVASLLEELSQRQANWRTEQALIDQQNSQISNANTANKKRRSSVCRMSSKDKINVQDQSKERGVSGGLGINDERESSPESSTVSTPESIVPSSGTIEDKEVKVNDQDRASRTAVVQPTPQRRESPAESPSSASGDGRKFQAPVRDEESEFQRKARSRLMRQSRRSTQGVTLTDLKEAERIIVKSNEPQHLSVQPVSPNITITPAERDTEPVKESGDAETRLGVRDRRKGRKERRSTGIVQLAGETDDMDANEDAEQDNRISDPQLDDSRHSSLDFRKLYVQVLQENGDLKEKLQETQLQLNESKVQLEKLKQNQENGSDRPALLELERFEKKLLQRRASELEDELKVLVDLRADNQRLKDENAALIRVISKLSK; from the exons ATGGGGGACGCGGCGGTAGCGAAGCGTCGGGAGCAGCTGACGCGTTGGTCGGGCTCCAGCACGGACAGAGAGCCGGCGGTGCCTCGGAGTCGCTGGAGAGGAGAGACGAGCACCGGAGCTTCTGATGGAGGCAGAACAGACACCAATGagcagcagaaaaaaaacag GTGGCGAGTGAGATTTGAGAAGACTGCGGAGTTCCTAGCAGTGTGTGCTAGTGGTGACACCGAGGAGGCGAAGGAGATGCTGAGAGAAGCAAGAGGGCAGAATGGAGAGGATGATATGGTTAACTGTGCCAATGCTGATGGAATAACAGCTTTACACCAG GCTTGTATCGATGGCAGTATGGAGATGGTGGAATTTCTTCTGTCTCGGGGTGCCAATGTTAATCAGGTGGACAGTGAGGGTTGGACCCCTCTACATGTGGCTGCATCATGTGGAAACCTGGAGATAACGGA ATTTCTGCTCCGGCATGGTGCATCTCTCTGCTCTGTGAACTGTGATGGTGATGTGCCAATGGACATTGCAGAGGATGAGGCCACAGAGACACTGCTGCAAGAACACACATTGACACAGG ATGTGGAAGTAGCTAAGCGGGCAGAAGAGGAGTGGATCATGCGTGATGCCCGCCACTGGCTCACAAACGGGCTGCCTGCTAATCTTTGCCACCCCCGGACTGGTGCTACTCCGTTACACGTAGCAGCAGCTAAAGGATATTTGGAGGCCATTAA atTGTTGTGTCAGTGTGGTCTTGATGTGAGTGCTAAAGACTATGATGGCTGGACTCCTCTCCATGCTGCAGCTCATTGGGGTCAAAGTGAAGCCTGCCGTCTACTTGCTGAGCAACTGTGTGACATGGAGGCCCATAGTAATGgg ggTCAGACTCCATTTGATGTGGCGGATGAGAGTGTTGCGTCTTTACTGGAAGAACTGTCTCAAAGACAGGCTAAT TGGAGGACTGAACAGGCACTTATTGATCAACAAAATTCACAGATCTCAAATGCCAACACTGCAAACAAGAAACGCAG GAGCTCTGTGTGCCGAATGAGCAGCaaggacaaaataaatgtacaggACCAGTCTAAAGAACGAGGGGTCTCAGGAGGCCTGGGAATCAACGATGAGAGAGAAAGCAGCCCAg AAAGTTCAACAGTGTCGACACCAGAAAGCATTGTTCCCTCTTCAGGG ACCATTGAGGATAAAGAAGTCAAGGTGAATGATCAGGACAGAGCGAGTCGCACAGCAGTTGTGCAGCCCACCCCTCAAAGACGAGAGTCACCTGCTGAGAGCCCCAGTAGTGCCTCTGGTGATGGAAGGAA GTTTCAGGCTCCAGTGAGAGACGAGGAGTCAGAGTTTCAGAGGAAAGCTCGCTCGCGTCTCATGCGGCAGTCACGCCGATCAACACAG GGAGTAACACTGACAGATCTTAAGGAAGCAGAACGGATTATTGTTAAGAGCAATGAACCTCAGCACCTCAGTGTTCAGCCTGTGAGCCCCAACATCACAATAACACCAGCTGAGAGAG ACACAGAGCCAGTGAAGGAATCGGGAGATGCAGAGACAAGACTAGGAGTGAGAGATCGCAGGAAAGGGAGGAAAGAGAGACGCTCAACTGGTATCGTTCAGCTGGCTGGAGAG ACGGATGATATGGATGCAAATGAAGATGCTGAACAAGACAACAGAATAAG tgATCCTCAGTTAGACGATTCCAGACACTCCTCTCTGGATTTTAGAAAg TTGTATGTGCAGGTGTTGCAAGAGAATGGAGATCTAAAAGAGAAGCTTCAAGAAACTCAACTGCAGTTAAATGAGAGTAAAGTTCAGCTGGAGAAACTCAAACAG AATCAAGAGAATGGATCAGACAGACCAGCCCTGCTGGAGCTGGAGAGATTT GAAAAGAAACTTCTTCAGCGGAGAGCGTCTGAGTTAGAAGATGAACTCAAA GTGCTTGTGGATTTGCGTGCTGACAACCAGAGACTGAAAGATGAAAATGCAGCTCTCATTCGTGTCATCAGTAAGCTGTCTAAATGA